A portion of the Streptomyces coeruleoprunus genome contains these proteins:
- the rpsJ gene encoding 30S ribosomal protein S10, whose translation MAGQKIRIRLKAYDHEVIDSSAKKIVETVTRTGASVAGPVPLPTEKNVYCVIKSPHKYKDSREHFEMRTHKRLIDILDPTPKTVDSLMRLDLPAGVDIEIKL comes from the coding sequence ATGGCGGGACAGAAGATCCGCATCCGGCTCAAGGCCTACGACCACGAGGTCATCGACTCCTCGGCGAAGAAGATCGTCGAGACGGTGACCCGTACCGGTGCGTCGGTCGCGGGCCCGGTGCCGCTGCCCACTGAGAAGAACGTGTACTGCGTCATCAAGTCGCCGCACAAGTACAAGGACTCGCGCGAGCACTTCGAGATGCGCACGCACAAGCGCCTCATCGACATCCTCGACCCCACGCCGAAGACGGTCGACTCGCTCATGCGTCTCGACCTGCCGGCCGGCGTCGACATCGAGATCAAGCTCTGA
- the rplW gene encoding 50S ribosomal protein L23, with protein sequence MTEAVVTSKTFTDPRDILVKPVVSEKSYALLDENKYTFVVDPRANKTQIKQAVEAVFSVKVTGVNTINRQGKRKRTRTGYGKRANTKRAIVTLAEGNRIDIFGGPTA encoded by the coding sequence ATGACTGAGGCCGTCGTCACCAGCAAGACCTTCACGGACCCGCGCGACATTCTCGTCAAGCCGGTTGTCTCCGAGAAGAGCTACGCGCTGCTGGACGAGAACAAGTACACGTTCGTCGTCGACCCGCGCGCCAACAAGACCCAGATCAAGCAGGCCGTCGAGGCGGTCTTCTCGGTCAAGGTCACCGGGGTCAACACGATCAACCGGCAGGGCAAGCGGAAGCGCACCCGCACCGGTTACGGCAAGCGCGCCAACACGAAGCGCGCCATCGTGACCCTTGCCGAGGGCAACCGTATCGACATCTTCGGCGGTCCGACCGCCTAA
- the rplC gene encoding 50S ribosomal protein L3: protein MAKNIKGVLGEKLGMTQVWDENNRVVPVTVVKAGPCVVTQVRTNDIDGYESVQIAFGEIDPRKVNKPLKGHFAKADVTPRRHLVEIRTADASEYTLGQEITAAVFEAGVKVDVTGKSKGKGFAGVMKRHNFRGLGAGHGTQRKHRSPGSIGGCATPGRVFKGLRMAGRMGNERVTTQNLTVHAVDAEKGLLLIKGAVPGPNGGLVLVRTAAKGA from the coding sequence ATGGCTAAGAACATTAAGGGCGTCCTGGGCGAGAAGCTCGGCATGACCCAGGTCTGGGACGAGAACAACCGGGTTGTCCCGGTGACCGTCGTCAAGGCCGGTCCCTGCGTTGTCACCCAGGTCCGCACCAACGACATCGACGGCTACGAGTCGGTCCAGATCGCCTTCGGCGAGATCGACCCGCGCAAGGTGAACAAGCCCCTCAAGGGCCACTTCGCCAAGGCCGACGTCACCCCCCGCCGCCACCTGGTGGAGATCCGCACCGCTGACGCCTCCGAGTACACCCTCGGCCAGGAGATCACCGCTGCGGTCTTCGAGGCGGGCGTCAAGGTCGACGTCACCGGCAAGAGCAAGGGCAAGGGCTTCGCCGGTGTCATGAAGCGCCACAACTTCCGTGGCCTGGGCGCCGGACACGGCACCCAGCGCAAGCACCGCTCGCCCGGTTCCATCGGTGGCTGCGCCACCCCGGGCCGCGTGTTCAAGGGCCTCCGCATGGCGGGCCGCATGGGCAACGAGCGGGTCACCACCCAGAACCTGACCGTCCACGCCGTTGACGCGGAGAAGGGTCTGCTGCTCATCAAGGGCGCGGTTCCCGGTCCGAACGGCGGCCTCGTCCTGGTCCGTACCGCGGCCAAGGGGGCCTGA
- the rplD gene encoding 50S ribosomal protein L4: MSTIDILSPAGDKAGTVELPAEIFDAKTSVPLIHQVVVAQLAAARQGTHKTKTRGEVRGGGKKPYRQKGTGRARQGSTRAPQFAGGGVVHGPVPRDYSQRTPKKMKAAALRGALSDRARHSRIHVVTGVVEGAVSTKAAKALFGKISERKNLLLVAERTDEAAWLSARNLPQVHILEPGQLNTYDVLVSDDVVFTKAAFESFVSGPKAVETEGSDA; this comes from the coding sequence ATGAGCACCATTGACATCCTTTCGCCTGCTGGCGACAAGGCCGGGACCGTCGAGCTCCCCGCGGAGATCTTCGACGCGAAGACCAGCGTTCCGCTGATCCACCAGGTCGTCGTCGCGCAGCTGGCCGCTGCCCGTCAGGGCACGCACAAGACCAAGACCCGCGGCGAGGTCCGTGGCGGTGGCAAGAAGCCGTACCGCCAGAAGGGCACCGGCCGCGCGCGTCAGGGTTCGACCCGCGCGCCGCAGTTCGCCGGCGGTGGCGTCGTCCACGGCCCCGTGCCGCGTGACTACTCGCAGCGCACCCCGAAGAAGATGAAGGCCGCCGCCCTCCGCGGTGCCCTCTCGGACCGGGCGCGCCACTCCCGTATCCACGTCGTCACCGGCGTGGTCGAGGGTGCGGTTTCCACCAAGGCCGCCAAGGCGCTGTTCGGCAAGATCTCGGAGCGCAAGAACCTGCTCCTGGTCGCCGAGCGCACCGACGAGGCCGCGTGGCTGTCCGCCCGCAACCTGCCCCAGGTGCACATCCTGGAGCCGGGCCAGCTGAACACGTACGACGTGCTCGTCTCCGACGACGTGGTCTTCACCAAGGCCGCCTTCGAGTCCTTCGTGTCTGGCCCCAAGGCCGTTGAGACCGAAGGGAGCGACGCCTGA
- a CDS encoding TetR/AcrR family transcriptional regulator C-terminal domain-containing protein: protein MATTADAAAEPPYLRIAADLRRRIASGELAPGDRVPSTRRLAEQWGVALATATKALTTLRLEGYVEARPRAGTVVAARRTTPEGPRRQPPAAAPEHDLTRERIVRAAIDIADAEGLAALSMRGVAARLGVAAMSPYRHVGGKEDLVLLMADTAYGELGYPDTPPDGRRARLELGARTLWRLHRRHPWLAQLAPLTRPLLLPNLLVHGEWLLGALEGHGLTPSAAMDVQVLLFTYVQGVAVTLEREDQARAATGQTDDEWMDAQTAALHALTATGRYPAFTRLVTSLGEVGYDLDLDALFELGLRSLLDGLAIT from the coding sequence ATGGCCACCACGGCCGATGCCGCCGCCGAGCCGCCGTACCTCCGGATCGCCGCCGACCTCCGGCGCCGCATCGCCTCCGGCGAACTGGCCCCCGGCGACCGGGTGCCGTCGACGCGGCGGCTCGCCGAGCAGTGGGGCGTCGCCCTCGCCACGGCCACGAAGGCGCTCACCACGCTCCGGCTGGAGGGCTACGTGGAGGCCAGGCCCCGCGCGGGAACGGTCGTCGCCGCCCGGCGCACCACGCCCGAGGGGCCCCGCCGGCAGCCACCGGCCGCCGCGCCCGAGCACGACCTCACCCGGGAACGGATCGTCCGCGCCGCCATCGACATCGCCGACGCCGAGGGTCTTGCCGCCCTGTCCATGCGGGGCGTCGCCGCGCGCCTCGGCGTGGCCGCCATGTCCCCGTACCGCCACGTCGGCGGCAAGGAGGACCTGGTCCTGCTCATGGCCGACACCGCGTACGGCGAGCTGGGCTACCCCGACACGCCGCCGGACGGCCGGCGCGCCCGCCTGGAGCTGGGTGCCCGCACCCTGTGGCGGCTCCACCGGCGCCACCCCTGGCTCGCCCAGCTGGCCCCGCTCACCCGCCCGCTGCTGCTGCCGAACCTCCTCGTGCACGGCGAGTGGCTGCTCGGCGCGCTGGAGGGCCACGGCCTGACCCCGTCGGCCGCGATGGACGTGCAGGTGCTGCTCTTCACGTACGTCCAAGGCGTCGCCGTCACCCTGGAGCGCGAGGACCAGGCCAGGGCGGCCACCGGCCAGACGGACGACGAGTGGATGGACGCGCAGACCGCCGCGCTGCACGCCCTGACCGCGACCGGCCGCTACCCGGCCTTCACCCGCCTGGTCACGTCCCTGGGGGAGGTCGGCTACGACCTCGACCTCGACGCCCTCTTCGAGCTGGGCCTCCGCTCCCTGCTGGACGGCCTCGCCATCACTTGA